A genome region from Sporosarcina sp. ANT_H38 includes the following:
- a CDS encoding YciI family protein: MKAVIIYSTGKAWLNGKPHWEQKLVPHRDYLVATLKERLVSAGPFMDHTGGMVIVEVDSIQEAEEVAKNDPAVLEGKFEYVVHPWEPLEGLYAKSK; encoded by the coding sequence ATGAAAGCAGTGATTATCTATTCAACAGGAAAAGCGTGGTTAAATGGAAAACCTCATTGGGAACAAAAGTTAGTACCACATCGCGATTATTTAGTAGCCACCTTAAAGGAAAGATTGGTGTCTGCTGGACCTTTTATGGATCATACTGGGGGTATGGTAATTGTTGAGGTTGATAGTATACAAGAAGCTGAAGAAGTCGCCAAAAATGACCCTGCCGTATTAGAAGGGAAGTTTGAGTATGTAGTACATCCTTGGGAACCATTAGAAGGATTGTACGCAAAAAGTAAGTGA
- a CDS encoding GNAT family N-acetyltransferase produces the protein MNIRKAILSDAKGIAKVHVESWKSTYKNIIPDEFLEKLSNDQRTDLWNHNISKEGNYVFVAENNESEIIGFADCGKRDRNIDANSGDLTSIYLLEEYQGTGVGKQLLKQLFLQFKELGFNSVFVEVLEDNKTRYFYEYYGANLLKSEKIKIAGVELNLLIYKWKNLDVVLSKF, from the coding sequence ATGAATATAAGAAAAGCTATTTTATCCGATGCAAAGGGTATTGCGAAAGTCCACGTTGAAAGTTGGAAATCCACTTATAAAAACATTATTCCGGATGAATTTTTAGAGAAATTATCAAATGATCAACGAACGGACTTGTGGAATCATAATATTTCTAAAGAGGGAAATTACGTCTTTGTCGCAGAAAATAATGAGAGCGAAATTATAGGATTTGCAGATTGCGGAAAAAGAGATAGAAATATTGATGCTAATTCTGGTGATTTAACATCTATTTATCTCCTTGAAGAATATCAAGGAACTGGAGTGGGGAAACAATTATTAAAACAACTTTTTCTTCAATTTAAAGAACTCGGTTTCAATAGTGTTTTTGTGGAAGTATTAGAAGACAATAAAACCCGCTATTTCTATGAGTATTATGGTGCTAATTTACTTAAATCCGAAAAGATAAAAATTGCAGGTGTTGAATTGAATCTTCTTATATACAAATGGAAAAACCTTGACGTAGTATTATCTAAATTCTGA
- a CDS encoding GrpB family protein: MRKVEVKPYNEQWFSMFEKEANKLHEIFQSEIIEIHHIGSTSVNGLKAKPIIDIMPVVRNINRIDEFNTAMVTSGYEPKGENGISERRYFQKGGDNRTHHVHVYELGNPEIERHLAFRDYLRAYPDEAKKYGDLKEKLSQLFPYDIESYIKGKEQVALEIEQKAVAWNLDSRG, encoded by the coding sequence ATGAGAAAAGTTGAAGTTAAGCCTTATAACGAGCAATGGTTTTCAATGTTTGAAAAGGAAGCAAATAAATTGCATGAGATTTTTCAAAGCGAAATCATTGAAATCCACCACATCGGCAGTACGTCGGTAAACGGCCTAAAAGCAAAACCTATCATTGACATAATGCCTGTAGTTAGAAACATTAATCGGATTGATGAGTTTAACACGGCAATGGTCACCAGTGGTTATGAACCAAAGGGAGAAAACGGGATATCTGAACGTCGATACTTCCAAAAAGGAGGAGATAATCGAACTCACCATGTCCATGTTTATGAATTAGGTAATCCCGAAATTGAACGGCATCTTGCATTTCGGGATTACCTGCGGGCATATCCAGATGAAGCAAAAAAGTATGGAGATTTAAAAGAGAAATTGTCTCAACTTTTTCCCTACGACATTGAATCGTACATCAAAGGAAAAGAACAAGTAGCATTGGAGATTGAACAAAAGGCAGTAGCTTGGAATCTAGATTCAAGAGGGTGA
- a CDS encoding EAL domain-containing protein — MMEPNYITESKRMCTACGMDPNVVSRPKNFLNEVELDKKRKSHSEILSVVSFFSNKLLNSLKGTPILVVVSDANGYLLDIDGDATIKSTIDQFGICLGGLFTQEDTGTNVVSLSLQQKHPISLIGEQHYHSFLQDIACYGTAFHNTDDNTLLGSVSIMMPISFQNPLFLTMLTQAVDSIERELLLRKQNKKLNIMNQIMLSRTRNGIVVTDEFGITTAFNDFAQKISSNDRESVVGRNICESPLTGDYFKEVLEHEKIFENEEIKFKDDAGNLVVCLFDAQPIYEEDKMIGAFGQFRDISDRYLLQEKYNYLAYHDDLTNLPNRRYINKEIETIIKELNAGHHKTMALLYIDLDRFKVINDNFGHSYGDELIIKVSKRLAGCLGVKDTLARMGGDEFIFLLTDFVSPDYVTKKAEEVLNLFHEPFHVGQKELHTTASIGVAIYPDYPISMEKLMVYADNAMYQAKSQGKNRYVVHTSELLEDMMDEYSLEIDLRRALDNNEFVLHYQPQIHNQTGKLVGFEALIRWQHPRLGLLPPGKFIKLAEENGLITQIGEWVINEACTQNKKWQDAGMAPIKISVNLSTQQFLTRNLITFVEEVLERTALDPHYFVVEITEYMAMEYDYSILVLKQLKSLGIGISIDDFGTGYSSLNYLKNFPIDYIKIDKSFVSELMNDPNDAIIVNAIISLAHNLHKEVIAEGVETKEQLDFLTAHQCDITQGYFFSKPLTAKAIEEIYLV; from the coding sequence ATGATGGAACCAAACTACATAACAGAGTCTAAAAGAATGTGCACAGCGTGCGGTATGGACCCGAATGTCGTATCAAGACCAAAGAATTTTTTGAACGAAGTGGAGCTTGATAAGAAAAGAAAATCACATAGTGAAATCCTGTCAGTTGTGAGTTTTTTCTCAAATAAGCTACTGAACTCCTTAAAAGGCACTCCGATACTCGTTGTCGTTTCAGATGCAAACGGTTACCTTCTTGATATTGACGGGGATGCAACTATAAAGTCTACCATCGATCAATTTGGGATTTGCCTAGGCGGCCTGTTCACCCAGGAAGATACGGGCACGAATGTCGTCAGTCTTTCATTGCAACAAAAGCACCCGATCAGTTTAATTGGCGAACAACATTATCATTCGTTTCTTCAGGACATTGCGTGTTATGGGACTGCATTTCATAATACAGATGACAACACCCTACTTGGTAGCGTTTCCATCATGATGCCCATCTCGTTTCAAAATCCCCTTTTTCTAACGATGTTAACCCAGGCGGTTGATTCAATTGAGAGAGAACTATTATTAAGGAAACAAAATAAGAAGCTTAATATTATGAATCAGATTATGTTAAGCAGAACAAGAAATGGAATTGTTGTAACCGATGAGTTCGGAATTACTACCGCGTTTAATGATTTTGCTCAAAAAATCTCGAGTAACGACAGAGAATCGGTTGTAGGAAGAAACATTTGTGAATCACCTCTAACGGGAGATTATTTTAAAGAAGTACTGGAACACGAAAAAATATTTGAAAACGAAGAAATCAAATTTAAAGATGACGCTGGTAACCTAGTGGTCTGCCTGTTCGATGCTCAGCCTATTTATGAAGAAGATAAAATGATTGGTGCATTCGGCCAATTCAGGGACATTTCAGACCGTTACTTACTGCAGGAAAAATATAACTACTTAGCCTATCATGATGATTTAACAAACCTTCCAAACAGACGATATATAAATAAGGAAATAGAAACCATCATCAAGGAACTAAACGCTGGTCACCATAAAACTATGGCTCTTTTATATATTGATCTGGACCGTTTTAAAGTCATTAACGATAACTTTGGTCATTCATATGGCGATGAACTCATTATCAAGGTGAGCAAGCGTTTAGCAGGTTGTCTCGGGGTAAAAGATACACTTGCCCGAATGGGTGGTGATGAATTCATTTTCCTACTCACAGATTTTGTTAGTCCTGATTATGTCACGAAAAAAGCTGAAGAGGTTCTCAATCTTTTTCATGAACCTTTTCATGTCGGTCAGAAAGAATTACATACGACAGCGAGTATCGGGGTTGCGATTTATCCCGACTATCCTATTTCAATGGAAAAGCTCATGGTCTACGCAGATAATGCAATGTACCAAGCAAAATCACAGGGGAAAAATCGCTATGTCGTTCATACTTCCGAATTATTAGAAGATATGATGGACGAATACAGTCTCGAGATTGATTTAAGGAGAGCACTTGATAATAATGAGTTTGTTCTTCATTATCAGCCGCAGATTCATAACCAGACCGGAAAATTGGTTGGGTTTGAAGCGTTGATTCGCTGGCAGCATCCTAGGCTAGGTCTGCTACCTCCAGGGAAATTTATCAAACTGGCTGAAGAAAACGGATTGATCACCCAAATTGGGGAATGGGTCATCAATGAAGCTTGTACCCAAAACAAAAAATGGCAGGATGCTGGAATGGCACCGATTAAAATCTCCGTTAACCTATCTACTCAGCAATTTCTTACTAGAAATCTCATAACATTCGTGGAGGAGGTGTTGGAACGTACAGCACTTGACCCGCACTATTTCGTAGTAGAGATCACTGAATATATGGCGATGGAGTACGATTATTCCATTCTAGTATTGAAACAGCTAAAATCACTCGGCATTGGCATCAGTATCGATGATTTTGGGACAGGCTATAGCTCGCTGAATTATCTTAAAAACTTTCCGATTGATTATATTAAGATCGACAAATCCTTCGTCAGTGAATTAATGAACGATCCGAATGATGCCATTATTGTAAACGCAATTATCTCGTTAGCACATAACCTTCACAAGGAAGTAATTGCAGAAGGCGTTGAAACAAAGGAGCAACTTGACTTCCTGACAGCTCACCAGTGTGATATAACACAAGGTTATTTTTTCAGTAAACCACTTACAGCCAAGGCAATCGAGGAGATTTATTTAGTTTGA
- a CDS encoding thiamine pyrophosphate-binding protein: MKTTASVLVSNFKHWGINHIFGIPGKAISPILFEILKHDLEFVLSKHEAAAGFEATGYALMNQKIGVAVGTSGPGGTNLLTAAGQAKASNLPLLIITGHPSMKDTGKAMGQDSSIFGTDLMDMFKSVTKFSARVERGDMLQPFLQHALEKALSGVKGPVHLSIPFDILLEEINPFQLEFPVSHEMISPKTGEVIEKLNAANRPLLFLGKGIHSSKAYEEVQHLAEHWNIPVITTPGGKGTFPSNHKLSLGAFGLGGTVEATEYFNERVDLLIVIGSKLSDMSIAGLSEAMYPEHIIHFDYDPTYIGKSIQVPTTPVLGDIKSNLAVILKDIPVTNSEAFLSTIEFNPLQDNDPGERMSAVQVLRAMRNVLPEDAIIFGDDGSHSFYGIKYYDIYKPGTFYFDDIFGAMGNGIGYSIGAKLAAPEKTIICLVGDGCMFMHGTELSTAYNYDSPVLFIVLNNGRLDMVEKGMQKMIGTSIGGIYETPLDVAKFAESMGLQATTCHNPYDLSDAIKEALVMIKETNKPIVIEALILEDEIPPTMGRQ, encoded by the coding sequence ATGAAAACGACTGCATCCGTATTAGTATCGAATTTTAAACATTGGGGAATTAATCACATTTTCGGTATTCCAGGCAAGGCGATATCTCCTATATTATTTGAGATATTAAAACATGATTTGGAATTTGTCTTAAGTAAACATGAAGCCGCTGCTGGGTTTGAAGCTACCGGATATGCCTTAATGAATCAGAAAATCGGGGTCGCGGTTGGTACGTCCGGGCCTGGTGGTACCAACCTACTTACAGCTGCTGGTCAGGCGAAAGCCTCAAATCTCCCCCTATTAATCATCACAGGACACCCTTCGATGAAAGATACTGGAAAAGCAATGGGACAGGACTCCAGCATATTTGGTACCGATCTTATGGATATGTTCAAATCTGTCACCAAGTTCAGTGCACGGGTAGAACGTGGTGATATGCTACAACCGTTCCTGCAGCACGCCCTTGAAAAAGCATTGTCTGGTGTAAAAGGACCTGTGCATTTATCCATCCCGTTTGATATTTTGCTAGAGGAAATCAATCCATTCCAATTGGAATTTCCAGTGTCACATGAAATGATTTCACCCAAAACAGGTGAAGTAATCGAAAAACTAAATGCAGCCAATCGTCCGCTTCTATTCCTAGGAAAAGGCATTCATTCAAGCAAGGCTTACGAAGAAGTTCAGCATCTTGCTGAGCATTGGAATATTCCTGTCATCACTACACCAGGGGGAAAAGGTACATTTCCATCCAATCATAAGCTATCATTAGGAGCATTCGGATTGGGTGGTACCGTGGAAGCGACAGAATACTTTAATGAGCGGGTTGACCTACTCATTGTCATTGGTTCAAAACTAAGTGACATGTCGATCGCTGGATTATCCGAAGCCATGTATCCGGAGCATATCATCCACTTTGACTATGATCCGACCTATATCGGAAAATCGATTCAAGTACCAACTACTCCTGTGCTTGGTGATATAAAATCTAATCTAGCAGTAATTTTAAAGGATATACCGGTAACAAACAGCGAGGCCTTTTTATCGACAATCGAGTTCAACCCACTTCAGGACAATGATCCCGGAGAGCGAATGTCTGCAGTCCAAGTATTACGGGCGATGCGTAACGTGCTTCCAGAAGACGCGATTATTTTTGGAGATGATGGGAGCCACTCTTTCTACGGCATCAAATACTATGATATTTATAAACCAGGGACTTTCTACTTTGATGATATATTCGGAGCGATGGGCAACGGGATCGGCTATTCCATAGGTGCAAAACTAGCAGCCCCCGAGAAAACAATTATTTGTTTAGTAGGTGATGGATGTATGTTCATGCACGGTACGGAACTTTCGACAGCGTATAATTATGACTCCCCTGTCTTGTTCATCGTTTTAAATAATGGACGATTAGACATGGTGGAAAAAGGTATGCAAAAAATGATTGGCACATCTATCGGTGGTATTTATGAAACGCCACTCGACGTAGCCAAATTTGCCGAATCAATGGGACTACAAGCAACTACATGCCATAATCCTTATGATTTATCCGACGCTATAAAAGAAGCATTAGTTATGATCAAAGAAACCAATAAACCGATAGTCATTGAAGCATTAATTCTTGAAGATGAAATACCACCAACAATGGGGAGGCAATAA
- a CDS encoding carboxymuconolactone decarboxylase family protein, which yields MDINKRYESGINVMEELFSKEVRTGMKGINDISPDLWNMIVSFGFGELYSRDIISLKQREYITLTTLITQGAFDQYKVHLQAALNIGVTKEEIIEIIIQCAGYVGFPKAVQAMGIAGEIFKQNE from the coding sequence ATGGACATTAACAAGCGATACGAATCGGGTATAAATGTAATGGAGGAATTATTCTCAAAAGAAGTACGTACTGGCATGAAAGGAATAAATGATATTTCACCTGACCTTTGGAATATGATTGTATCCTTCGGCTTTGGAGAACTTTACTCTAGAGATATTATTTCCCTCAAGCAACGGGAATACATAACACTCACTACGCTCATCACACAGGGAGCTTTTGACCAGTATAAAGTGCACTTGCAAGCTGCCCTAAACATCGGTGTTACAAAAGAAGAAATCATCGAAATTATTATCCAATGTGCCGGGTATGTAGGGTTCCCAAAAGCCGTTCAGGCAATGGGAATCGCCGGAGAGATTTTCAAGCAGAATGAGTAG
- a CDS encoding GNAT family N-acetyltransferase — translation MQITLANPTHIPEVVSFFKGNLDSNNSAVYSEEFLCPLGIKASIRRKQMIVATVEGQVVGAFRFYRKKTQNKISLYQFAISEMYRGQGLLIKMLKTINDLPIISLCPTDSYLNDYYDKSGWYLQEQNEEFNVWILMTEHFFPLSNK, via the coding sequence ATGCAGATAACCTTAGCAAATCCAACTCATATACCTGAAGTTGTGTCGTTCTTCAAAGGAAATTTAGACAGCAATAACAGTGCGGTTTATTCTGAAGAGTTTTTATGTCCTCTTGGAATTAAAGCATCTATAAGAAGAAAGCAAATGATAGTGGCAACGGTAGAAGGTCAAGTAGTAGGTGCTTTTCGGTTTTACCGAAAAAAAACACAAAACAAAATATCTTTATATCAATTTGCAATTAGTGAAATGTATCGCGGTCAAGGGTTATTAATAAAGATGTTAAAAACGATAAATGATTTACCTATCATTTCACTATGTCCGACTGATTCTTATTTAAATGATTATTACGATAAATCAGGGTGGTATTTACAAGAACAAAATGAGGAATTTAATGTATGGATTTTAATGACTGAACACTTTTTTCCTTTATCTAATAAGTAG
- a CDS encoding serine hydrolase — MKLKNINIVERMKHYKVQGLSITLLEGSEISGTENYGLLEVESNRKANEDSIFSACSISKFSTGMLAMKLVEEGLLDLDDDVNESLVSWKVSENDFTKNKKVTLRNLLSHQSGIKDPEGSFPELNSKIGLPSMVELVEGQTPYCKYPIDVKCEPESEFHYSDAGFCIIQQLIEDVTERPFHQVMNEHIFEPLGMTNSQFITTMLEVDGQNFSCGHNKKGELVDEKYPIYPYPAASGLWTTSLNLAELVLELMNAVKGESKVGISESLAKEMITPQRGKSWTGLGVFLEGSENELEITSLCWGVGFQCMMVSFPYLEKGAVIMTNAELGVHQLEGIIGEIYKSLLS; from the coding sequence GTGAAACTAAAGAACATTAACATTGTAGAACGAATGAAACATTATAAAGTACAAGGTTTAAGTATCACATTGCTTGAGGGCAGTGAAATTAGTGGAACAGAAAATTACGGCTTATTAGAAGTGGAAAGCAATAGAAAAGCAAATGAAGATTCTATATTTAGTGCGTGTTCAATTAGCAAGTTCTCAACAGGAATGCTTGCTATGAAGTTAGTAGAGGAAGGACTTCTTGATTTAGATGATGATGTGAATGAAAGCCTTGTATCGTGGAAAGTATCAGAAAATGATTTTACCAAAAATAAAAAAGTGACATTGAGGAACTTACTAAGTCATCAATCTGGAATTAAAGACCCCGAAGGTAGTTTTCCTGAACTGAATTCGAAAATAGGGCTTCCATCAATGGTTGAATTAGTAGAGGGGCAAACTCCTTATTGTAAGTATCCAATTGATGTTAAGTGTGAACCAGAAAGTGAATTCCATTATTCGGATGCAGGTTTTTGTATCATTCAGCAACTGATAGAGGATGTTACTGAGAGACCGTTTCATCAAGTTATGAATGAGCATATATTTGAACCCTTAGGAATGACAAATAGCCAATTCATTACAACGATGTTGGAAGTAGATGGACAAAATTTTTCTTGCGGTCACAACAAAAAAGGTGAATTAGTAGATGAAAAATATCCTATATATCCTTACCCAGCGGCTTCAGGATTATGGACAACTTCTTTGAATTTAGCTGAATTAGTTCTTGAGTTAATGAATGCTGTAAAAGGAGAAAGCAAGGTTGGCATTTCGGAAAGTTTAGCAAAAGAAATGATAACCCCACAAAGAGGTAAAAGTTGGACTGGATTAGGTGTGTTTCTTGAAGGCTCTGAAAATGAACTAGAAATTACATCACTTTGTTGGGGAGTAGGTTTTCAATGTATGATGGTGTCGTTTCCCTATTTAGAGAAAGGTGCAGTCATAATGACGAATGCAGAATTGGGTGTTCATCAACTCGAAGGTATTATAGGAGAAATATATAAATCTCTTTTGTCTTAA
- a CDS encoding 3-isopropylmalate dehydrogenase, translating into MNDFFLILMGFFIVVANVIGFISYKKKKNLYFAAFTILLSAVLFGAIGGVLALLVIRDAFAIFYGFQVGYYLLINSVIAFLIAILATVIKRYNSRST; encoded by the coding sequence ATGAATGATTTTTTCTTAATACTTATGGGCTTTTTTATCGTTGTTGCAAATGTTATTGGATTTATATCCTACAAGAAAAAGAAAAATCTATACTTTGCGGCTTTTACAATATTATTGTCAGCAGTTTTATTTGGGGCAATCGGTGGTGTATTAGCACTTTTGGTTATTCGTGATGCTTTTGCGATATTTTACGGATTTCAAGTAGGCTACTATTTGCTAATAAATAGTGTTATTGCTTTTTTAATTGCCATTTTAGCAACTGTAATAAAAAGATATAACAGCAGATCAACGTAA
- a CDS encoding general stress protein — protein MRAKLEKRLSYLYTGESSAIVMFALISYLYNITYPGLRLYSLYSFWVSFFLLEFLLLQGTVYWYTKRKRLKRENTSRTPVHVVRKLKSLKKINIGLIIVSLAMFVLDFFKWYPSLPLGGLVIAGFIYVFAILEYINYFYVQISYDNISDLKNLLKSKRLKQSSISKDFRRISQMKK, from the coding sequence ATGAGAGCTAAGTTAGAAAAGCGGCTTTCCTATTTATATACAGGTGAGTCATCTGCGATAGTTATGTTTGCTCTTATTAGTTATCTATACAATATAACTTATCCAGGATTACGGTTGTACTCACTTTATTCTTTTTGGGTATCTTTTTTTCTTTTGGAGTTTCTGTTACTACAAGGGACTGTTTACTGGTATACAAAACGTAAACGATTAAAAAGAGAAAATACATCTAGGACTCCTGTTCATGTCGTTCGAAAATTAAAGAGTTTAAAGAAAATAAATATAGGTTTGATTATCGTTTCACTTGCTATGTTCGTTTTAGACTTTTTTAAATGGTATCCTTCATTACCTTTAGGTGGATTGGTTATCGCAGGTTTTATTTATGTTTTTGCTATTCTTGAGTATATAAACTACTTTTATGTGCAAATTTCATACGATAATATCTCTGATTTAAAAAATCTTCTAAAGTCAAAAAGACTAAAACAATCAAGTATAAGCAAAGATTTTAGACGAATTTCGCAAATGAAGAAGTGA
- a CDS encoding GNAT family N-acetyltransferase, with the protein MELRTINQDNYEECLNLHTTAINEGFVDSVAWSLAEAWVLYDGARPFAIYADNVMVGYVLMYIGENNPQIINFMIDSRFQKRGYGSAAARLCVEYLRKEYNASRISLPVNLENITAQKFWINIGFEITDDMEDGYLYMRLYIPEKYV; encoded by the coding sequence ATGGAGTTAAGAACAATTAATCAGGACAATTATGAAGAATGTTTAAACTTGCATACAACTGCTATCAATGAGGGCTTTGTAGACTCTGTAGCGTGGTCTTTAGCCGAAGCTTGGGTGCTTTATGATGGTGCACGGCCCTTTGCAATTTATGCCGATAATGTGATGGTGGGCTATGTTTTAATGTATATTGGCGAAAATAATCCCCAAATCATAAATTTTATGATAGATAGCCGTTTTCAAAAAAGAGGCTATGGATCAGCAGCGGCTAGGCTTTGTGTTGAATATTTGCGGAAAGAATACAATGCAAGTAGGATTTCCTTACCAGTTAATCTAGAAAATATAACCGCACAAAAATTTTGGATCAACATAGGCTTTGAAATAACAGACGATATGGAGGATGGTTATCTTTATATGCGGTTGTACATACCAGAAAAATATGTCTGA
- a CDS encoding M3 family metallopeptidase yields METSSLITRWNLSSLQYEADVKKFKNQMGMVKEKLLEIEKESNLAVLRDSEVLKLSQLISQIESAESFYYCLTTEDIEPSQLTSVIGIISTLKSQVYSIVTNLEERLNEMNETQLTEWINNTKPMNFLAELVNNRKRNSKQEKMISNFSRETLSGLEDLYSQVRNNLKVEIGLGHVKKEISFAEAMEQALVHPEQNERLHVFTELNRTLEAQSNIFASIYNQMVGIRLHENKLKKIDYLDESLKFNGITSQTLDAMWNAVDDNMKGLSSYFNKKEVGTEKMSWHELMTSSQNVSFPITFSQAAYEIINSLATIDSNMSEFVKEALTKGWVDAEPRKTKSSGGFCAPFIQEGESRISLSYDNNLDSARRLAHELGHAWHFKQMHDTPSLQFTDDLLEMTMAETSSIFFETVFTNHMLQKANEASVKKAILGPKIERSLNYLMSIRGAYLFENEFYQYRKESPLNVRQIEELSLRCQEKAYGSSLREYEPYVWMKYVQFYQATIPFYNYPYSFGFLFSIGLLEQAKEDEHFKRKFKGFLSETGRLPLEQLVKKHFQIDLSQPEFWQRSVQNVVRDIEQYNRLS; encoded by the coding sequence ATGGAGACATCTAGTTTAATCACTCGCTGGAATTTAAGTTCGCTTCAATATGAAGCAGATGTAAAAAAATTTAAAAATCAGATGGGCATGGTTAAGGAAAAGTTACTTGAAATCGAGAAGGAGTCAAATTTAGCTGTTTTAAGGGATAGTGAAGTCCTAAAACTTTCGCAATTGATCAGCCAGATTGAATCAGCCGAATCTTTTTATTACTGCTTGACCACTGAAGATATTGAGCCTTCCCAATTAACCTCTGTCATCGGAATTATCTCAACCTTAAAATCACAAGTTTATTCTATTGTTACTAACTTGGAAGAACGACTCAACGAAATGAATGAAACACAACTTACAGAGTGGATAAACAATACCAAACCGATGAATTTTCTTGCAGAATTAGTAAACAATCGTAAAAGGAATAGTAAGCAGGAAAAGATGATTTCAAACTTTTCCCGAGAAACGCTAAGCGGTCTTGAAGACCTTTATAGTCAAGTCCGGAACAACCTAAAAGTAGAAATTGGTCTTGGCCACGTAAAGAAAGAAATCTCTTTTGCGGAAGCGATGGAACAAGCTTTGGTACATCCAGAGCAGAATGAACGGCTACATGTGTTTACTGAACTGAATAGAACCTTGGAAGCACAATCGAATATCTTTGCTTCAATTTATAACCAAATGGTTGGGATTAGACTTCATGAAAACAAACTCAAGAAGATAGATTACCTTGATGAATCCCTCAAATTCAATGGCATAACAAGTCAAACACTCGATGCCATGTGGAATGCAGTAGACGACAATATGAAAGGGCTTTCAAGTTATTTTAATAAGAAAGAAGTCGGAACTGAAAAAATGTCATGGCATGAGTTGATGACTTCATCTCAAAATGTTTCTTTTCCGATCACGTTCTCACAGGCTGCTTATGAAATCATCAATTCACTTGCTACTATTGACAGCAATATGAGCGAGTTCGTGAAAGAAGCTCTTACAAAAGGATGGGTAGATGCAGAGCCACGCAAAACAAAATCATCCGGTGGATTTTGTGCACCTTTTATTCAGGAAGGGGAATCACGGATTTCATTAAGTTATGACAACAACTTAGATAGTGCCAGAAGGCTTGCACATGAATTGGGTCATGCATGGCACTTTAAACAGATGCACGATACCCCTTCGCTGCAGTTCACAGATGATCTGTTGGAAATGACAATGGCGGAAACATCTTCCATCTTTTTTGAGACAGTTTTCACTAATCATATGCTTCAAAAGGCAAATGAAGCCTCGGTCAAAAAAGCGATTCTGGGACCGAAGATTGAACGCAGCCTGAATTACCTGATGTCGATCAGAGGAGCCTACTTATTTGAAAATGAGTTTTATCAATATCGAAAAGAAAGCCCTTTGAATGTTCGACAGATAGAAGAACTTTCACTTAGATGTCAGGAAAAAGCGTATGGAAGCAGTTTACGTGAATATGAGCCTTATGTATGGATGAAATACGTGCAATTCTACCAGGCAACGATTCCTTTTTACAATTATCCCTATTCGTTCGGGTTTTTATTTAGTATCGGTCTTTTAGAACAAGCGAAAGAAGATGAACATTTCAAGCGGAAATTTAAGGGCTTCTTGAGTGAAACGGGAAGACTGCCACTGGAACAGCTGGTAAAAAAACATTTCCAAATCGATCTTTCTCAACCAGAATTTTGGCAACGGTCAGTGCAAAATGTAGTCCGAGATATTGAGCAGTATAACCGGCTCTCCTAA
- a CDS encoding GNAT family N-acetyltransferase — MTVHSKFPNLETDRLILRNVGNEDIDFIYRLFSNEKVCKFLYDEELFTTRNEATEFVEWNSNPEEKGFNRWILVEKNNQQQIGTCGYDSWNRTAEIGYDLWHEYWGQGYMKEGLKVAIESGFNNMALNRINAFVALENINSIKLLEKLGFKNEGIYRDKHLFRGKYYDHYSFSLLKRDWNQC, encoded by the coding sequence GTGACTGTACATAGTAAATTCCCTAATTTAGAAACTGACAGATTGATTTTGCGGAATGTGGGAAATGAGGATATTGACTTTATTTATCGACTCTTCAGCAACGAAAAAGTATGTAAATTTTTATATGATGAGGAATTGTTTACTACTAGAAATGAAGCTACAGAGTTTGTTGAATGGAATTCAAATCCTGAAGAAAAAGGATTTAATCGGTGGATATTAGTCGAAAAAAATAATCAGCAACAAATTGGAACGTGTGGATATGATTCTTGGAATAGAACGGCGGAGATAGGCTATGATTTATGGCACGAATATTGGGGACAGGGATATATGAAAGAGGGATTGAAAGTAGCTATCGAAAGTGGCTTTAATAATATGGCACTGAATAGAATTAACGCATTTGTAGCTTTGGAAAATATCAATTCTATAAAATTATTAGAAAAGCTAGGATTTAAGAATGAAGGGATTTACAGAGATAAGCATTTGTTTAGAGGAAAGTATTATGACCACTATTCTTTTTCTTTGTTAAAAAGAGACTGGAATCAATGCTAA